A single genomic interval of Arthrobacter globiformis harbors:
- a CDS encoding gluconeogenesis factor YvcK family protein — translation MGVLTGPLPLIPPAGLTGSQQAKGPTVVALGGGHGLSASLSALRLLTSELTAVVTVADDGGSSGRLREEYGVLPPGDLRMALSALCDDTDWGRTWRDVMQHRFQSARGGASLDEHAMGNLLIVTLWELLGDAVAGLKWAGALLGARGQVLPMSTVPLTIEGDVRVTAPDGSSTVTTITGQARCAVAGSLESVRLLPEQAPACVEALTAVELADWVVLGPGSWYTSVLPHLLLPEMRQALCDTPAKRCLTMNLAMDTKETSGMSAADHLHTLRDYAPEFSADVVLADPASVSDLAEFERAAGMIGAEVVLGRVGASGRRPVHDPLRLATAYQDIFGNS, via the coding sequence ATGGGCGTTCTTACCGGCCCGCTGCCCCTGATTCCGCCGGCCGGCCTGACCGGTTCCCAACAGGCCAAGGGACCCACCGTCGTCGCGCTCGGCGGCGGCCACGGCCTTTCGGCCTCCCTCTCGGCACTGCGGCTCCTTACTTCCGAACTGACAGCGGTAGTTACCGTAGCGGACGACGGCGGGTCCTCCGGCCGTCTCCGCGAGGAGTACGGCGTCCTTCCGCCCGGTGATCTCCGGATGGCCCTTTCCGCCCTCTGCGATGACACGGACTGGGGCCGCACCTGGCGCGACGTCATGCAGCACCGGTTCCAGTCCGCCCGTGGCGGCGCCTCTTTGGACGAACACGCCATGGGAAACCTGCTGATCGTCACGCTCTGGGAACTGTTGGGGGATGCGGTGGCCGGCCTGAAATGGGCCGGTGCGCTGCTCGGCGCCCGCGGACAGGTCCTGCCCATGTCCACCGTTCCGCTTACCATCGAGGGCGATGTCCGAGTGACCGCCCCCGACGGCAGCAGTACGGTCACCACCATCACGGGCCAGGCGCGCTGTGCCGTGGCGGGTTCGCTGGAGAGCGTCCGGCTGCTTCCCGAGCAGGCGCCCGCCTGCGTTGAGGCCCTGACCGCCGTCGAGCTTGCCGACTGGGTGGTGCTGGGCCCCGGCTCCTGGTACACCTCCGTGCTCCCGCACCTGCTGCTGCCGGAAATGCGGCAGGCGCTCTGCGATACGCCGGCCAAGCGTTGCCTCACCATGAACCTGGCCATGGACACCAAGGAAACCTCCGGCATGTCCGCCGCCGACCACCTTCACACGCTGCGCGACTACGCGCCCGAGTTCAGCGCGGACGTGGTGCTCGCGGACCCGGCCTCCGTTTCGGACCTGGCCGAGTTTGAACGGGCAGCAGGGATGATCGGCGCCGAGGTTGTCTTGGGTAGAGTAGGGGCTTCGGGCCGGCGACCGGTCCACGACCCCTTGCGGCTGGCTACGGCCTACCAGGATATTTTCGGGAATAGTTAG
- the whiA gene encoding DNA-binding protein WhiA codes for MALTASVKEELSRLDIKKSSVRKAEVSAMLRFAGGLHIISGRIVIEAEVDLASTARRLRAAIAEVYGHQSEIIVVSGSGLRRGSRYVVRVVRDGEALARQTGLLDGRGRPVRGLPSVVVNGSAADAEAVWRGAFLAHGSLTEPGRSSSMEVTCPGPESALALVGAARRLGIQAKAREVRGVDRVVIRDGDTIAALLTRMGAHDALMVWEERRMRKEVRATANRLANFDDANLRRSAQAAVAAGARVDRALEILGDDVPDHLKYAGELRVAHKQASLDELGRLAEPPMTKDAIAGRIRRLLAMADKRASDLGIPGTDANVTPEMLDE; via the coding sequence ATGGCACTGACAGCATCAGTCAAGGAAGAACTCTCCCGCCTGGACATCAAGAAATCATCAGTCCGCAAGGCTGAGGTCTCGGCCATGCTCCGCTTCGCCGGGGGACTGCACATCATCTCGGGCCGGATCGTCATCGAGGCCGAGGTGGATCTGGCCTCCACCGCCCGGCGCCTGCGCGCTGCAATCGCCGAGGTCTACGGGCACCAGAGCGAGATCATCGTCGTCTCCGGCAGCGGCTTGCGCCGCGGCAGCCGCTACGTGGTCCGCGTCGTCCGCGACGGCGAGGCACTGGCGCGGCAGACCGGCCTCCTTGACGGCCGGGGACGGCCGGTGCGAGGGCTGCCGTCCGTCGTCGTCAACGGCTCAGCCGCTGACGCCGAGGCGGTGTGGCGGGGCGCCTTCCTGGCGCACGGCTCTCTCACGGAACCCGGCCGGTCCTCGTCCATGGAGGTCACCTGCCCCGGTCCGGAATCCGCCCTCGCGCTGGTCGGTGCGGCCCGGCGGCTCGGGATACAGGCCAAGGCCCGGGAAGTCAGGGGAGTGGACCGAGTGGTGATCCGCGACGGGGACACCATCGCCGCGCTGCTCACCCGGATGGGGGCCCACGACGCACTCATGGTCTGGGAAGAGCGGCGCATGCGCAAGGAAGTGCGGGCCACCGCGAACCGCCTCGCCAACTTCGATGACGCCAACCTCCGCCGGTCCGCGCAAGCCGCCGTGGCCGCCGGCGCCCGGGTGGACCGGGCCCTGGAGATCCTCGGCGACGACGTTCCGGACCACCTCAAATATGCCGGTGAACTCCGGGTGGCGCACAAGCAGGCCAGCCTCGACGAACTTGGCCGGCTCGCCGAGCCGCCCATGACTAAGGACGCCATCGCCGGACGCATCCGCCGGCTGCTGGCCATGGCGGACAAACGCGCCTCGGATCTTGGCATCCCGGGCACGGATGCCAATGTGACGCCGGAAATGCTGGACGAGTAA
- a CDS encoding superoxide dismutase encodes MTEYVLPELSYDYAALEPHISARIMELHHSKHHAAYVTGANNALAQLAEAREKGDFANINRLSKDLAFHTGGHVNHSVFWNNLSPDGGDKPEGELAAAIDDAFGSFDAFRAQFSAAALGLQGSGWGFLAYEPIGGNLVIEQLYDQQGNVALGTTPLLMLDMWEHAFYLDYVNVKADYVKAFWNIVNWTDVSARFAAARANATGLITL; translated from the coding sequence GTGACCGAGTACGTTCTGCCCGAACTCAGCTACGACTACGCAGCGCTCGAGCCCCACATCTCTGCACGGATCATGGAGCTGCACCACAGCAAGCACCACGCCGCGTACGTGACGGGCGCCAACAACGCGCTGGCCCAGCTGGCCGAGGCACGCGAAAAGGGCGACTTCGCCAACATCAACCGCCTTTCCAAGGACCTGGCTTTCCACACCGGCGGCCACGTCAACCACTCCGTGTTCTGGAACAACCTCTCTCCGGACGGAGGCGACAAGCCTGAAGGTGAGCTCGCCGCCGCCATCGACGACGCCTTCGGTTCGTTCGATGCCTTCCGCGCCCAGTTCTCCGCAGCTGCCCTCGGCCTGCAGGGTTCCGGCTGGGGCTTCCTGGCCTACGAGCCCATCGGTGGCAACCTCGTCATTGAGCAGCTCTACGACCAGCAGGGCAACGTCGCGCTGGGCACCACCCCGCTGCTGATGCTGGACATGTGGGAGCACGCCTTTTACCTGGACTACGTCAACGTCAAGGCCGACTACGTCAAGGCGTTCTGGAACATCGTCAACTGGACCGACGTGTCCGCCCGCTTCGCCGCGGCACGAGCCAACGCAACGGGTCTCATCACCCTCTAG
- the gap gene encoding type I glyceraldehyde-3-phosphate dehydrogenase translates to MTTRIGINGFGRIGRNYFRAALAQGADLEIVAVNDLTSPEALAHLLKYDSVGGRLAETIEVKEGNLVVNGNAIKVLAERDPANLPWKDLDVDIVIESTGFFTKAAAAKKHIEAGAKKVLISAPASDEDITIVMGVNDGLYDPENHHIISNASCTTNCLGPLAKVVNDTFGIERGLMTTIHAYTADQNLQDGPHNDLRRARAAAINMVPTSTGAAKAIGLVLPELKGKLDGYAIRVPVPTGSATDLTVTVSRETTVEEVNAALKKAAESDEWQGILTYTDAPIVSSDIVGDPASSIFDSGLTKVIGNQVKVVSWYDNEWGYSNRLVDLTELVAAKLG, encoded by the coding sequence GTGACCACCCGTATTGGTATCAACGGCTTCGGCCGCATCGGCCGCAACTACTTCCGCGCTGCACTTGCTCAGGGTGCGGACCTGGAGATCGTTGCCGTCAACGACCTCACCAGCCCCGAGGCTTTGGCCCACCTGCTCAAGTACGATTCCGTCGGCGGACGTCTGGCCGAAACCATCGAGGTCAAGGAAGGCAACCTGGTCGTCAACGGAAACGCGATCAAGGTCCTGGCCGAGCGCGACCCCGCCAACCTCCCCTGGAAGGACCTGGACGTTGACATCGTCATCGAGTCCACCGGTTTCTTCACCAAGGCAGCTGCCGCCAAGAAGCACATCGAAGCCGGCGCCAAGAAGGTCCTGATCTCCGCCCCCGCCTCGGACGAGGACATCACCATCGTGATGGGCGTCAACGACGGCCTGTACGACCCCGAGAACCACCACATCATCTCCAACGCTTCCTGCACCACCAACTGCCTCGGCCCGCTGGCCAAGGTCGTCAACGACACCTTCGGCATCGAGCGTGGCCTGATGACCACCATCCACGCGTACACCGCCGACCAGAACCTGCAGGACGGCCCGCACAACGACCTCCGCCGTGCACGTGCCGCCGCCATCAACATGGTTCCCACCTCCACCGGTGCCGCCAAGGCCATCGGCCTGGTCCTGCCGGAGCTCAAGGGCAAGCTGGACGGCTACGCCATCCGCGTTCCTGTCCCCACGGGTTCCGCCACCGACCTCACCGTCACGGTCTCCCGCGAGACCACCGTTGAAGAGGTCAACGCCGCGCTCAAGAAGGCTGCAGAGTCCGATGAATGGCAGGGCATCCTGACCTACACCGACGCCCCGATCGTCTCCTCGGACATCGTCGGCGACCCCGCCTCGTCCATCTTTGACTCAGGTTTGACCAAGGTTATTGGCAACCAGGTCAAGGTTGTTTCGTGGTATGACAACGAATGGGGCTACTCGAACCGCCTCGTGGACCTCACGGAGCTTGTCGCAGCAAAGCTGGGCTAG
- a CDS encoding phosphoglycerate kinase — MTSHTLNELIAEGVRGRYILVRSDLNVPLDGSTVTDDGRIRASLPVLGKLTDAGARVLVTAHLGRPKGAPEDKYSLKPAVARLAELASFPVSLAEDTVGSSAKEHAAALQDGQVLVLENVRFDARETSKDEAERGAFADELVGLTGENGAFVNDAFGAVHRKHASVYDVATRLPSYLGDLVGTEVEVLRKLTADTQRPYVVVLGGSKVSDKLAVIDNLLGKADTILVGGGMLFTFLAAEGHKVAGSLLEDDQIPVVQDYLKRAADAGTEFVIPTDVVVAAKFTADADHETVSADAIEGSSFGAQGIGLDIGPESARAFAEQIRGAKTVFWNGPMGVFEFEAFSAGTRAIAQALTETDAFTVVGGGDSAAAVRTLGFADDQFGHISTGGGASLEYLEGKELPGLSVLDR; from the coding sequence ATGACATCTCACACCCTCAACGAACTGATCGCTGAAGGTGTCCGCGGGCGGTACATTCTGGTTCGAAGTGACCTGAATGTGCCGCTCGACGGCTCTACAGTCACTGACGACGGCCGCATCCGGGCCTCACTGCCAGTGCTGGGAAAGCTCACGGACGCCGGTGCCCGCGTGCTGGTAACAGCCCACCTCGGCCGCCCCAAGGGCGCCCCTGAAGACAAGTACTCGCTCAAGCCGGCGGTTGCCCGCTTGGCCGAGCTGGCTTCCTTCCCTGTCTCCCTCGCGGAGGACACGGTAGGGTCCTCTGCCAAAGAGCACGCAGCTGCGCTGCAGGACGGCCAGGTGCTGGTGCTCGAGAACGTGCGGTTCGACGCACGCGAGACCAGCAAGGACGAAGCCGAGCGTGGCGCGTTCGCCGACGAACTGGTGGGACTCACCGGTGAAAACGGTGCTTTTGTGAACGACGCCTTTGGCGCCGTCCACCGCAAGCACGCCAGCGTTTACGACGTCGCCACCCGGCTCCCGTCGTACCTCGGCGACCTTGTGGGCACCGAGGTGGAAGTCCTCCGCAAGCTGACCGCAGACACGCAGCGTCCCTACGTTGTGGTCCTCGGCGGTTCGAAGGTTTCGGACAAGCTCGCGGTCATCGACAACCTGCTCGGCAAGGCTGACACCATTCTGGTGGGCGGCGGCATGCTGTTCACGTTCCTGGCAGCCGAGGGCCACAAGGTGGCCGGCAGCCTGCTGGAAGACGACCAGATCCCGGTCGTCCAGGACTACCTCAAGCGAGCAGCCGACGCCGGCACCGAATTCGTGATCCCCACGGACGTCGTGGTGGCAGCCAAGTTCACCGCCGACGCCGACCACGAAACGGTCAGCGCCGACGCCATCGAAGGCAGCAGCTTCGGGGCACAGGGCATCGGCCTGGACATCGGGCCCGAGTCTGCCCGGGCGTTCGCCGAGCAGATCAGGGGCGCCAAGACGGTGTTCTGGAACGGTCCCATGGGCGTCTTCGAGTTCGAGGCCTTCTCTGCAGGCACCCGGGCCATCGCCCAGGCGCTGACGGAGACGGACGCGTTCACCGTCGTCGGCGGCGGCGACTCCGCGGCTGCGGTCCGCACCCTCGGCTTCGCTGATGACCAGTTCGGACACATTTCCACCGGCGGCGGCGCCAGCTTGGAATACCTTGAAGGCAAGGAACTTCCCGGCCTGAGCGTTCTGGACCGCTAA
- the tpiA gene encoding triose-phosphate isomerase: protein MTTSTNGNFDRTPLIAGNWKMNMDHVQGITLLQKLAWTLSDAKHDYSRVEAAVFPPFTDLRGVQTLVQGDELNIAYGGQDLSQFDSGAYTGDISGQFLNKLGCKYVLVGHSERRTIHAESDEVLNAKVKAAYRHNVIPVLCVGEGLEIRQAGTHVQHTLDQLRADVEGLTAEQAAELVVAYEPVWAIGTGEVAGPEDAQEMCAAIRAELTELFDADVAGKVRLLYGGSVKASNAAAILKERDVDGVLVGGASLDPAEFANIVKFESHLVTD from the coding sequence GTGACTACGTCAACCAACGGCAACTTTGACCGCACGCCTTTGATCGCAGGCAACTGGAAGATGAACATGGACCACGTCCAGGGCATCACCCTCCTGCAGAAGCTGGCCTGGACACTGTCCGACGCCAAGCACGACTACAGCCGCGTGGAAGCCGCTGTCTTCCCGCCTTTCACGGACCTGCGCGGTGTGCAGACCCTCGTCCAGGGCGACGAACTCAACATCGCCTACGGCGGCCAGGACCTGTCCCAGTTCGACTCAGGTGCGTACACCGGCGACATCTCCGGCCAGTTCCTGAACAAGCTCGGCTGCAAGTATGTCCTCGTTGGCCACAGCGAACGCCGGACCATCCACGCTGAGTCGGACGAAGTCCTGAATGCCAAGGTCAAGGCGGCCTACCGCCACAACGTCATCCCCGTCCTCTGCGTCGGTGAAGGCCTGGAGATCCGCCAGGCCGGCACCCACGTCCAGCACACCCTGGACCAGCTACGCGCCGACGTCGAAGGCCTCACCGCCGAGCAGGCGGCCGAGCTCGTCGTCGCCTATGAGCCTGTCTGGGCTATCGGCACCGGTGAGGTTGCAGGCCCGGAGGACGCCCAGGAAATGTGCGCCGCGATCCGTGCCGAACTCACCGAACTGTTCGACGCCGACGTGGCCGGCAAGGTCCGCCTGCTGTACGGCGGTTCGGTCAAGGCCAGCAACGCCGCCGCCATCCTCAAGGAACGCGACGTCGACGGCGTGCTGGTGGGCGGTGCCAGCCTTGATCCCGCTGAGTTTGCTAATATTGTGAAGTTCGAGAGCCACCTCGTAACGGACTAG
- the secG gene encoding preprotein translocase subunit SecG — protein sequence MDVLHVILQILLGITSLLLTLLILLHKGRGGGLSDMFGGGMSSGLSSSGVAERNLNRFTIILGVTWGVVIIALGLLMRFTGVADS from the coding sequence GTGGACGTTCTTCATGTGATTCTGCAGATCCTGCTGGGCATTACCAGCCTTCTGCTGACCCTGCTCATCCTGCTCCACAAGGGACGCGGCGGCGGCCTGTCGGACATGTTCGGCGGCGGAATGAGCTCGGGGCTGTCCTCGTCCGGTGTCGCAGAGCGCAACCTCAACAGGTTCACCATCATCCTCGGCGTCACCTGGGGCGTCGTCATCATCGCCCTTGGCCTCCTGATGCGCTTCACAGGTGTGGCTGACTCCTAA
- a CDS encoding RNA polymerase-binding protein RbpA encodes MVHSSSGFRGTRVGVIQGAGLKNQGDDPLGEPLPRICVSYWCAMGHETRPVFLKMPDDQIPGVWDCRQCGRPSSRNPGAGLPGEAQEEGFKSHLDYVKERRSSQDAEDVLAGALRRLRASRRLPD; translated from the coding sequence ATGGTGCATTCCTCTTCAGGATTCCGCGGCACCCGCGTGGGTGTCATTCAAGGGGCCGGATTGAAGAACCAGGGGGATGATCCTCTCGGAGAGCCCCTGCCGCGTATCTGTGTCTCCTATTGGTGCGCCATGGGACACGAGACGCGGCCTGTTTTTCTTAAGATGCCGGACGACCAGATTCCGGGCGTGTGGGACTGCCGCCAGTGCGGCCGGCCGTCGTCGCGCAACCCCGGTGCCGGGCTGCCCGGCGAAGCCCAGGAAGAAGGCTTCAAAAGTCATCTGGATTACGTTAAAGAAAGACGCTCCAGCCAGGACGCCGAAGACGTCCTGGCTGGAGCGTTGCGGCGGCTAAGAGCCAGCCGGCGCCTTCCTGACTAG
- the pgl gene encoding 6-phosphogluconolactonase encodes MSAEPRVSIHPDSSVLMAAIAARLITKLVDVQDRFGEATVVLTGGTVGIGTLKAVADSPAAPAVDWAKVNFWWGDERFVGTQDPDRNALQAQEALLKHINVDPERVHVPGSTDDFETPEQAAEDYAQRLSDAAAAEHAADASDDRSEEPGRLPRFDVVLLGVGPDAHVASLFPEQGGIREKQLTVVGVRNSPKPPPERISLTLPAINTSAEVWMVVAGEDKAGAVGLALAGANPVQVPAAGPAGRSRTLWLIDENAASRVPEQLVRKAPAGS; translated from the coding sequence GTGAGCGCTGAGCCCAGAGTAAGCATCCATCCTGACTCTTCCGTCCTCATGGCCGCTATTGCGGCCCGACTGATCACCAAGCTCGTGGATGTACAGGACCGATTCGGTGAAGCAACAGTGGTGCTTACCGGCGGCACGGTGGGCATCGGAACGCTGAAGGCAGTAGCCGACTCCCCTGCCGCCCCCGCGGTGGACTGGGCCAAAGTGAACTTCTGGTGGGGCGACGAACGCTTCGTCGGCACCCAGGACCCGGACCGCAACGCGCTCCAGGCCCAGGAAGCACTCCTGAAGCACATCAACGTTGATCCCGAGCGCGTCCACGTGCCCGGCTCGACGGATGACTTTGAAACGCCGGAACAGGCTGCTGAGGACTACGCACAACGCCTCAGTGATGCGGCAGCGGCCGAGCATGCCGCGGATGCTTCGGACGACCGTTCCGAGGAGCCCGGCCGGCTTCCCCGGTTCGACGTCGTCCTGCTCGGTGTGGGCCCGGACGCGCACGTGGCGTCCCTGTTCCCGGAACAGGGCGGCATCCGCGAGAAGCAACTGACTGTGGTGGGGGTCCGCAACTCCCCCAAGCCGCCGCCCGAGCGCATTTCCCTGACCCTGCCGGCCATCAACACCTCCGCGGAGGTGTGGATGGTGGTCGCAGGCGAGGACAAGGCCGGTGCGGTGGGGCTGGCTCTGGCCGGGGCCAACCCCGTGCAGGTGCCCGCAGCCGGGCCGGCAGGCCGGTCCCGGACGCTGTGGCTGATCGACGAAAACGCAGCCTCGCGCGTGCCCGAGCAGCTAGTCAGGAAGGCGCCGGCTGGCTCTTAG
- a CDS encoding glucose-6-phosphate dehydrogenase assembly protein OpcA, translating to MIVDLPNTTTSNVSKKIQSLREQGGVIALGRVLTLVVVTKSGLEEEAIEAANEASREHPCRIIVLADAGSSAPNRLDAQIRVGGDAGASEVIVLRGFGELAEESESLVAALLLPDAPIVAWWPHGAPKNASETSIGRIAHRRITDSANEAEPQVALENIRNTYKAGDTDLAWTRLTNWRIQLAAVLDQADTSPVTAVAVEGASDSPSTILLAAWLTLSLDAPVTIVADPAGTGIRRVRLTRTSGDVQLFRPGLSIAELTQPGQPAQRISLPRRSLRDCLAEELRRLDPDEVFGEVITIGLPRTNLRSVRPSER from the coding sequence ATGATCGTAGACCTGCCCAACACCACCACCTCGAACGTTTCCAAGAAGATCCAGTCCCTGCGCGAGCAGGGCGGGGTGATCGCGCTCGGCCGGGTCCTGACCCTCGTGGTGGTCACCAAATCCGGGCTCGAGGAAGAAGCGATCGAGGCCGCGAACGAGGCCAGCCGCGAGCACCCCTGCCGGATCATCGTGCTCGCCGACGCCGGCTCGTCCGCGCCGAACCGGCTCGACGCGCAGATCCGGGTCGGCGGGGACGCCGGCGCCTCGGAGGTCATCGTGCTGCGCGGCTTCGGGGAACTCGCCGAGGAATCCGAGTCCCTTGTCGCGGCGCTGCTGCTGCCCGACGCCCCGATCGTGGCCTGGTGGCCGCACGGGGCACCAAAGAACGCGTCCGAAACCTCGATCGGGCGGATCGCGCACCGCCGGATCACCGATTCGGCGAACGAAGCCGAACCCCAGGTCGCGCTGGAAAATATCCGGAACACCTACAAGGCCGGCGACACCGACCTCGCCTGGACCCGGCTGACGAACTGGCGCATCCAGCTCGCCGCCGTCCTGGACCAGGCCGACACCTCGCCCGTGACCGCCGTCGCGGTCGAAGGCGCCTCGGACTCGCCCAGCACCATCCTGCTCGCGGCGTGGCTGACCCTGTCCCTGGACGCCCCCGTCACGATCGTCGCGGACCCCGCCGGCACCGGCATCCGCCGGGTCCGGCTCACCCGGACCAGCGGCGACGTCCAGCTCTTCCGCCCCGGCCTCTCCATCGCCGAACTCACCCAGCCCGGCCAACCCGCACAACGCATCTCCCTCCCGCGGCGCAGCCTCCGCGATTGCCTCGCAGAAGAACTCCGCCGCCTCGACCCCGACGAGGTATTCGGCGAAGTGATTACTATTGGACTGCCACGTACCAATCTAAGGAGTGTCCGTCCCAGTGAGCGCTGA